TCAATTGATAAGGTATTTTCTTCTTTTTTTATTAAATTAGTCGCACTTATTCCCATATGACTCAATACATTTTTAAGAAATTCATCTGATATTTCAACGGGATCATTTATTAATGAAACCATAATTTTTGCTTCCTTAGCACCAATTAATCCAAATAAGCCTTTACTTGGTTCATCAATAACTTCAACTTTAACTTCATCTTCCTTTGCATCCAATTCAACTAAAGCTTCTTTTAGAGCTTCTTCAACTGTTTTAGCCGTTTTAACTACAAATTTCATATCTATTTTTCCTCCTTAACCTTAAGTAAAGACCTTCTAGATATCAATTGTTGTATGATTGTAAAAGTATTACCTACTACCCAATATAAAGCTAACCCTGCTGCAAACCCTCTTGTCATAAAAAATATCATTATAGGCATAAATGTATTCATTGATTTCATTGTTTGAGCAGTTTTTGGATCTCCATTAGAAGCAGAAGGCATTGTTAAACTTTGCAAGTAAGTTGTTGCAGCTGCCAATAATGGGAACCCCCACAATAAAGAATCGGGCTGATCTAAGTTTTGAATCCAAAAAAAAGTTTTATTCATAGCTTCATAAAAGCCAGGTTCTGTAAAAGCATATTTTGCTGGTTCTCTAAATACTGAAAAGAATGCAATGATAATAGGCAGTTGAATCAATAGCGGTAAACATCCCGATGCAGGATTATAGTTATGTTTCTTATATAATTCTTGCATTTTCACCTGCATTGTCTGTGGGTCATTTTTATATTTAGTCTGAATTTGCTGCATTAAAGGTTGTACTTCACTCATCTTTTTAGTTGACTTTGCCTGTTGTAAATTTAGTGGCAATATTATTAGTTTAAATATTATAGTAGTGATTATAATTGCTATTGCATAAAATGATATATATGCAGGTTCTTCTCCAATGGTCGATACCATATTATATACCATTCTTAATAGTGATCCTAAGATATTTCCTAGAAACGCTGTCATTAACTAACCCCCTATCATTTAAGCGGATCATATCCTCCTTCGTGGAATGGATGGCATTTTAATATTCTTTTAATAGACAAATAAGAACCTTTTATAAATCCATACTTCTCATATGCTTTAAGAGAATATTCTGAACAAGTAGGATAAAATCTGCAGTTTCTTCCTATTAATATATATTTCGATATAACTTTCTGATAAAATCTAATTAAAAAAATAGCTATCCTAGCCATTAACATCTAACCCTTTAACATACCCGATATCTTCAATATATGAATTAGTGCACTCTCCAACTCTTTATATGATATATCAACTACATTCTTCTTAGGAATAATTATCAAATCATATCCATCTTTAACCCTGTATAAATTAAGTCTGTATATTTCTTTTAATCTTCTACGAATCTTATTTCTTACAACAGCATTTCCAACTTTTTTAGTAATCGTAAGTCCAAGCCTAGTTTCTTCCAAATCATTCTTCCTAATATATAACACTAAATTACGATTCCAAAAATTCTTTCCATTATTATATACTTTTCTAAACTCTAAATTTTTCCTTAATCTATACCTTTTTTCCATATACAACTCCTAAGAAGAAATTCATGCTTAAAAAAGGCCACCCAAATAGCGGCCCTATGCTGTTAATCTTTTTCTTCCTCTTCTTCTTCTTGCTTTTAGTATCTCTCTTCCAGATCTAGTTTTCATTCTTTTTCTAAAACCATGT
The DNA window shown above is from Tissierella sp. Yu-01 and carries:
- a CDS encoding YidC/Oxa1 family membrane protein insertase, with translation MTAFLGNILGSLLRMVYNMVSTIGEEPAYISFYAIAIIITTIIFKLIILPLNLQQAKSTKKMSEVQPLMQQIQTKYKNDPQTMQVKMQELYKKHNYNPASGCLPLLIQLPIIIAFFSVFREPAKYAFTEPGFYEAMNKTFFWIQNLDQPDSLLWGFPLLAAATTYLQSLTMPSASNGDPKTAQTMKSMNTFMPIMIFFMTRGFAAGLALYWVVGNTFTIIQQLISRRSLLKVKEEK
- the yidD gene encoding membrane protein insertion efficiency factor YidD, translated to MARIAIFLIRFYQKVISKYILIGRNCRFYPTCSEYSLKAYEKYGFIKGSYLSIKRILKCHPFHEGGYDPLK
- the rnpA gene encoding ribonuclease P protein component, translating into MEKRYRLRKNLEFRKVYNNGKNFWNRNLVLYIRKNDLEETRLGLTITKKVGNAVVRNKIRRRLKEIYRLNLYRVKDGYDLIIIPKKNVVDISYKELESALIHILKISGMLKG
- the rpmH gene encoding 50S ribosomal protein L34, which encodes MKRTYQPKKRQRSREHGFRKRMKTRSGREILKARRRRGRKRLTA